One genomic segment of Alicycliphilus denitrificans K601 includes these proteins:
- a CDS encoding NAD(P)H-dependent flavin oxidoreductase produces the protein MGTLKILDGKLRLPVICSPMFTVSYPALVAAQCKAGVVGSFPALNARPEPELGRWLTELKAELAAHAAANPHQKVAPFAVNQIIKKDNTRLEHDLAVCAKHQVPITITSLRAPNELVQEIHGYGGVILHDVVNLRHAMKALEGGVDGLILVAAGAGGHAGRLNPIAFVNEVRKHYDGPIALSGTISNGAGILAAQAMGADYAYIGTRFIATTESNASEPYKQGVLQGNAEDVIYTDYFSGVHANYLRASIVAAGLDPENLPTSSGQRPLLRTSAWKDVWGVGQGIGSIADIPDVATLVARMEAEYQAARDKLLRSYEGA, from the coding sequence ATGGGCACGCTGAAAATTCTCGACGGCAAGCTGCGGCTGCCCGTGATCTGCTCGCCGATGTTCACCGTGTCGTATCCGGCATTGGTCGCCGCGCAGTGCAAGGCCGGTGTCGTCGGCTCGTTCCCGGCGCTCAACGCACGCCCCGAACCGGAGCTGGGGCGCTGGCTGACCGAGCTGAAGGCCGAGCTCGCCGCCCATGCGGCCGCCAACCCTCACCAGAAGGTGGCTCCCTTTGCCGTCAACCAGATCATCAAGAAGGACAACACGCGGCTCGAGCACGATCTGGCGGTGTGCGCGAAGCACCAGGTGCCGATCACCATCACCAGCCTGCGTGCACCCAACGAACTGGTGCAGGAGATCCACGGCTACGGCGGCGTGATCCTGCATGATGTCGTCAACCTGCGGCACGCGATGAAGGCACTCGAAGGCGGCGTCGACGGGCTGATCCTGGTCGCCGCCGGTGCCGGCGGGCATGCCGGGCGCCTCAATCCCATCGCATTCGTCAACGAGGTCCGCAAGCACTACGACGGGCCGATCGCGCTGTCGGGCACGATCTCGAATGGGGCCGGCATCCTGGCGGCGCAGGCGATGGGCGCCGACTACGCCTACATCGGCACCCGCTTCATCGCCACCACCGAATCGAATGCCAGCGAGCCCTACAAGCAGGGGGTCCTGCAGGGCAACGCCGAGGACGTGATCTACACCGACTACTTCTCGGGGGTGCACGCCAACTACCTGCGCGCCAGCATCGTCGCCGCGGGCCTCGACCCCGAGAACCTGCCGACCTCTTCGGGCCAGCGGCCGCTGCTGCGCACCAGCGCCTGGAAGGACGTGTGGGGCGTGGGCCAGGGGATTGGCTCGATTGCCGACATCCCCGATGTGGCGACCCTCGTAGCGCGCATGGAGGCGGAATACCAGGCGGCCAGGGACAAGCTGCTGCGCTCGTACGAGGGAGCGTAG
- a CDS encoding Bug family tripartite tricarboxylate transporter substrate binding protein — protein sequence MKRRPFSALIALAAGCVLSGPLTVVAQAGYPDKTVRIVVPYPPGGATDLSARLLAGEMGKLLGQSVIVENKPGVAGVIGTDLVAKSPADGYTLVFGGAGNLTLRPIMDPKLSYKVDKDLQAISHVVTYDHLLVVRNGLPARNVQEFVQLAKDRKLSYGSSGSGGPQHLAMELFKSMTRTDMTHVPYKGESPAMLDLVGERVDAAIVSTAVAAQLVKGGKVRAIAAANPYRSRMFPELPTIAEAGVPGYEVEIYGGLLAPAHTPTPVIEKLQRAVVAAMKAPALQQQFTEAGLIPIGGTAADFTRLLKKEREKWEPIIKASGATLE from the coding sequence ATGAAGCGACGTCCTTTCTCGGCGTTGATCGCACTCGCCGCCGGCTGCGTATTGAGCGGCCCGCTGACCGTCGTGGCCCAGGCGGGCTATCCCGACAAGACGGTGCGCATCGTCGTGCCGTACCCGCCAGGCGGCGCCACCGACCTGTCCGCCCGATTGCTGGCCGGCGAGATGGGGAAGCTGCTGGGCCAGAGCGTGATCGTGGAGAACAAGCCCGGAGTGGCTGGCGTGATCGGCACGGACCTCGTGGCCAAGTCGCCGGCGGACGGCTACACGCTGGTGTTCGGCGGCGCGGGCAACCTCACGCTGCGGCCGATCATGGATCCGAAGCTCTCGTACAAGGTGGACAAGGACCTGCAGGCGATCAGCCACGTGGTCACCTACGACCACCTGCTGGTGGTGCGCAACGGCCTGCCGGCGCGCAACGTCCAGGAGTTCGTGCAACTGGCCAAGGACCGCAAGCTGAGCTACGGATCCTCCGGTTCGGGCGGGCCGCAGCACCTGGCGATGGAGCTGTTCAAGTCCATGACGCGCACGGACATGACGCACGTCCCCTACAAGGGCGAGAGTCCCGCCATGCTGGACCTGGTGGGTGAGCGCGTGGACGCGGCGATCGTGTCGACCGCCGTGGCCGCGCAACTGGTCAAGGGCGGCAAGGTGCGGGCGATCGCCGCGGCCAACCCCTACCGTTCCCGGATGTTCCCCGAGCTGCCGACGATCGCGGAAGCCGGCGTGCCCGGCTACGAGGTCGAGATCTACGGCGGCCTGCTGGCGCCGGCGCACACGCCCACGCCGGTCATCGAGAAACTGCAGCGCGCCGTGGTCGCCGCGATGAAGGCACCGGCCTTGCAGCAGCAGTTCACCGAGGCAGGCCTGATTCCCATCGGCGGAACGGCCGCCGACTTCACGCGTCTGCTGAAGAAGGAGCGCGAGAAGTGGGAGCCGATCATCAAGGCATCGGGCGCCACCCTGGAGTGA